The Streptomyces cynarae genome contains a region encoding:
- a CDS encoding SDR family NAD(P)-dependent oxidoreductase — MDNTPITGTSSAPAALGLLANKVAFITSAGRGIGAAAARLFAREGARVLLAARTEDHLKTPRRSGRPAAPRSTWVCDLADAAGVRAAVDRAVNVYGRLDIAFNNGATIQQPGPMHQLPEADFDHIYAVNLKGVWLAMVAEIAAIRTTAGTGAIVNNSSVGSLMGNPELPVYGAMKRAVNSLTESAAVTYGPEGIRVNAIAPGNTATEMISTWEKGSPGLRERLTAHTPLGRAADPQEIAQAAAWLLSDRSSYVTGTVLRVDGGARA, encoded by the coding sequence ATGGACAACACACCTATCACCGGAACATCCAGCGCCCCGGCCGCCCTGGGCCTGCTGGCCAACAAGGTCGCCTTCATCACCAGTGCCGGACGCGGCATCGGAGCCGCCGCGGCTCGGCTCTTCGCCCGCGAGGGCGCCCGAGTGCTTCTCGCGGCCCGGACGGAGGACCATCTGAAGACGCCGCGGAGATCCGGGCGGCCGGCGGCACCGCGGAGTACGTGGGTGTGCGACCTGGCCGACGCGGCCGGCGTGCGCGCCGCCGTGGACCGTGCCGTGAACGTCTACGGCCGGCTCGACATCGCCTTCAACAACGGCGCGACGATCCAGCAGCCCGGCCCGATGCACCAGCTTCCGGAGGCCGACTTCGACCACATCTACGCCGTGAACCTCAAGGGCGTCTGGCTGGCCATGGTCGCCGAGATCGCCGCCATCCGAACCACCGCCGGGACCGGCGCCATCGTCAACAACTCATCTGTCGGCAGCCTGATGGGCAACCCCGAGCTGCCCGTTTACGGCGCGATGAAACGAGCGGTCAACAGCCTCACCGAGTCGGCTGCCGTCACCTACGGCCCGGAAGGCATCCGCGTCAACGCCATCGCCCCTGGCAACACGGCGACCGAGATGATAAGCACCTGGGAAAAGGGATCACCCGGTCTCCGAGAGCGGCTCACGGCGCACACTCCGCTGGGCCGCGCGGCCGACCCGCAGGAGATCGCGCAGGCCGCCGCCTGGCTGCTGAGCGACCGCTCCTCCTACGTGACCGGCACGGTCCTCCGGGTCGACGGCGGCGCGCGGGCCTGA
- a CDS encoding SDR family oxidoreductase, producing MNDRTALVTGANKGIGKHIARLLAAEGLTVYVGARDAGRGQRAVEEIGAGARPLVLDVTDPDGIAKAAAQVDRLDVLVNNAGISLSLAPPTETGVEEFRRTYETNVFGVVAVTNAFLPALRRSPHPRIVNVSSGTASLAWSTHSNPQFTPGSGGAAAYRSSKAALNALTVLYAQTLAEEGFKVNALAPGLRATDLTPGAAAAGGDPAEAAQGALRLALLPDDGPTGGFFSWDATPVPW from the coding sequence ATGAACGATCGCACAGCTCTGGTCACCGGTGCCAACAAGGGCATCGGCAAACACATCGCCCGCCTGCTCGCCGCCGAGGGCCTCACCGTGTACGTCGGCGCCCGCGACGCCGGTCGCGGGCAGCGGGCCGTCGAGGAGATCGGCGCCGGCGCCCGCCCGCTGGTCCTCGACGTGACAGATCCCGACGGCATCGCAAAGGCCGCGGCCCAGGTGGACCGCCTGGACGTGCTGGTCAACAACGCCGGGATCTCACTCTCCCTGGCCCCGCCGACCGAAACCGGCGTCGAGGAGTTCCGGCGCACCTACGAGACCAACGTGTTCGGGGTGGTGGCGGTGACCAATGCCTTCCTGCCCGCCCTGCGCCGGTCGCCGCACCCGCGCATAGTCAACGTTTCCAGCGGCACGGCGTCGCTGGCCTGGAGCACGCACTCCAACCCCCAGTTCACCCCGGGAAGCGGTGGTGCCGCCGCCTACCGGTCCTCCAAGGCCGCCCTCAACGCCCTCACCGTCCTTTACGCGCAGACGCTGGCCGAGGAGGGCTTCAAGGTCAACGCACTCGCCCCTGGCCTGCGGGCCACCGATCTCACCCCCGGGGCCGCCGCTGCCGGCGGCGACCCGGCCGAGGCCGCCCAGGGCGCCCTGCGCCTGGCCTTGCTGCCGGACGACGGCCCCACCGGTGGCTTCTTCTCCTGGGACGCAACGCCCGTGCCCTGGTGA
- a CDS encoding IS5 family transposase codes for MPVLPSWRTDPLWDQFAALLPERPTVHPSHPLGCHRRRISDRIVFDKLLQLLRFGCSYQAIADTTCSATTMRNRRDEWIRLGVFARLQQIALESYDRIVGLVLDQIAVDGSITKAPGGGEVAGRSPVDRGKHGLKRSGMADGYGIPLGRVLAGANRHDSPLLALTLDLLDGLGPLPEDITVHLDAGYDSDRTRAELAARDLHCRIAHKGEKAPIQASQRWHVERTHAWQNAFRRLARCYERRATVVNASFDLADTIITVRSLIRRAWTTHRWDDRPMRRP; via the coding sequence GTGCCCGTGCTTCCATCATGGCGGACTGACCCGCTCTGGGACCAATTCGCGGCGCTGCTGCCCGAGCGCCCGACGGTCCATCCGTCCCACCCGCTGGGGTGCCACCGCCGCCGTATCAGCGACCGGATCGTGTTCGACAAGCTGCTGCAGCTCCTGCGGTTCGGCTGCTCCTACCAGGCGATCGCCGATACGACCTGCTCGGCGACCACCATGCGCAATCGCCGCGACGAGTGGATCCGGCTCGGCGTCTTCGCCCGGCTCCAGCAGATCGCGCTGGAGTCCTACGACCGGATCGTCGGGCTCGTGCTTGACCAGATCGCCGTCGACGGCTCCATCACCAAGGCCCCCGGCGGCGGGGAGGTCGCCGGGCGCTCCCCGGTCGACCGCGGCAAGCATGGCCTGAAACGCTCGGGTATGGCGGATGGTTACGGAATCCCGCTCGGCAGGGTCCTGGCCGGAGCGAACCGCCACGACTCGCCTCTGCTCGCGCTGACGCTGGACCTGCTGGACGGCCTCGGGCCGCTGCCCGAGGACATCACGGTGCACCTGGACGCCGGCTACGACTCGGACAGGACCCGCGCCGAACTCGCCGCCCGCGACCTGCACTGCCGCATCGCGCACAAGGGTGAGAAGGCGCCGATCCAGGCGAGCCAGCGATGGCACGTCGAGCGCACGCACGCCTGGCAGAACGCCTTCCGCCGCCTTGCCCGCTGCTACGAGCGCCGCGCGACCGTCGTCAACGCCTCCTTCGACCTCGCGGACACGATCATCACCGTCCGCAGCCTGATCCGCCGAGCCTGGACCACCCACCGCTGGGACGACCGCCCCATGCGACGCCCATGA